One genomic segment of Bacteroidota bacterium includes these proteins:
- a CDS encoding ribonuclease Z: protein MSFEVTILGCSSATPTADRHPSAQLLNIKGKYVLIDCGEATQNQLLKYRLRHSKINHIFISHLHGDHYLGLVGLLATINFQGRENELHIYGPEPLEAIINDHFKYSHTVLRFPLYFHTVHDDESRVLEENSTFRVKSIVLQHRLPTTGFLFEEINPYRKINNAACELHEVPYAYYEDLKRGLDYRDDLGNVIENRLLTFEPKAPRKYAYCSDTRYYEPVLEHIAGADMLYHESTFMHDLVERAKETLHSTAFEAATIAQKAQVGKLLLGHFSARYKDLTPLLEEARAVFENSFLAIEGQKFVID from the coding sequence TTGTCGTTTGAAGTTACAATATTAGGGTGCAGTAGTGCTACTCCAACCGCCGACAGGCACCCGTCTGCTCAGCTGTTAAATATAAAAGGAAAATACGTTTTGATTGATTGTGGCGAGGCAACCCAAAACCAGTTACTCAAATACAGGCTTAGGCACAGCAAAATCAATCATATATTTATTAGTCACCTACATGGCGACCATTATTTGGGCTTAGTGGGGTTGCTGGCAACTATTAATTTTCAGGGCAGGGAAAACGAACTGCACATATACGGCCCCGAACCATTGGAGGCCATTATCAACGACCATTTTAAGTACTCGCACACTGTATTAAGGTTTCCATTGTATTTTCATACGGTGCATGACGATGAAAGCCGTGTGCTGGAAGAAAATAGTACTTTTAGGGTGAAATCAATAGTGTTGCAGCACAGGCTGCCCACTACAGGTTTTTTGTTTGAAGAGATAAATCCTTACCGTAAAATAAATAATGCAGCCTGCGAACTGCACGAAGTGCCTTATGCATATTACGAAGACTTAAAACGCGGATTGGATTACAGAGACGACTTGGGAAATGTTATTGAAAACAGGTTGTTGACCTTTGAACCCAAAGCTCCCCGTAAGTATGCGTATTGCTCTGATACCCGCTATTATGAGCCGGTGCTTGAACATATAGCCGGTGCTGATATGCTGTACCACGAAAGTACTTTTATGCACGATTTGGTAGAAAGGGCCAAAGAAACCCTTCACAGTACTGCTTTTGAGGCGGCCACCATCGCTCAAAAGGCACAGGTGGGTAAGCTGTTATTAGGCCATTTTTCAGCGAGGTACAAAGACTTAACTCCTTTGTTAGAAGAGGCGCGGGCAGTTTTTGAAAATTCTTTTCTTGCCATCGAAGGGCAAAAATTTGTGATAGACTAA
- a CDS encoding DUF2480 family protein: METEIVNRVAQSALITINLEDFYHPGERVVFDMKECLYMGLILREKDFREWVKTHDWEQYNGKNVSIICSADAVVPTWAYMLVAERLQQHAHFFVFGNSEMLENALFLKALQNLSPQEYEDKMVVIKGCFDKPVPTGAYTEITRMLAPYVKSLMYGEPCSTVPIFKRKKA; encoded by the coding sequence ATGGAAACCGAGATAGTGAACCGTGTGGCGCAAAGTGCGCTTATAACTATAAACCTTGAGGATTTTTACCACCCCGGGGAGCGCGTGGTGTTTGATATGAAGGAGTGCCTGTATATGGGTCTGATTTTGCGTGAAAAAGATTTTAGAGAATGGGTAAAAACCCACGATTGGGAACAATACAACGGCAAAAATGTATCGATAATATGTTCTGCGGACGCAGTAGTCCCCACTTGGGCTTATATGCTGGTGGCTGAGCGTTTACAGCAACACGCCCATTTCTTTGTATTTGGCAATAGTGAGATGCTTGAAAATGCTTTGTTTTTAAAGGCATTGCAAAACCTTTCGCCCCAAGAGTATGAAGATAAAATGGTGGTGATTAAAGGTTGTTTTGATAAACCTGTGCCTACAGGTGCATATACTGAAATTACCCGCATGCTTGCCCCTTACGTAAAAAGCCTTATGTATGGCGAACCATGCAGTACTGTGCCCATATTTAAACGTAAGAAAGCCTAA
- a CDS encoding DUF2279 domain-containing protein yields the protein MLLPESYLKPNPLHDPKKARGFLITLGIMYPIYVFFLYWLWYSEGTNTGFHFFDDMGEWLQMDKVGHFVVHFQWALMPAYIFCWAGYDVKQSALYSFWVSVFILMPVEVMDGFSAAWGFSWGDVIANVLGSLFAYVQLSGFGKAVAIAKYSYHTTALALIRPDMFGTGYVQNSLKDYNGQTYWLTIDVNAIAGRKILPNWLLLSIGYSGEDMYGGHDNVWTDKQGVTHDYSNIARYRQWYLSFDINFTPLIKNKVLQRVFYGLNIFKMPFPALEFSERGIKFYWLYW from the coding sequence ATGTTACTACCCGAAAGTTACCTGAAGCCTAACCCGCTGCACGACCCTAAAAAGGCAAGGGGGTTTCTTATCACATTGGGTATTATGTACCCTATATATGTGTTCTTTTTATACTGGTTATGGTATAGCGAGGGAACAAATACAGGGTTCCATTTCTTTGATGATATGGGCGAGTGGCTGCAAATGGATAAAGTGGGTCATTTTGTAGTACATTTTCAATGGGCACTAATGCCGGCCTATATTTTTTGCTGGGCGGGATATGATGTAAAGCAATCTGCACTGTATAGCTTTTGGGTGAGCGTGTTTATTTTAATGCCCGTTGAGGTGATGGACGGCTTCTCAGCTGCATGGGGCTTCTCTTGGGGTGATGTGATTGCCAATGTACTGGGCAGTTTGTTTGCCTATGTGCAGTTAAGCGGTTTTGGCAAAGCTGTTGCAATTGCCAAATACAGCTACCACACTACCGCATTGGCTCTTATACGACCTGATATGTTTGGAACAGGCTACGTGCAAAACTCATTAAAAGATTACAACGGGCAAACGTATTGGCTAACAATTGATGTGAATGCCATTGCAGGCCGAAAAATATTACCCAATTGGCTATTATTAAGTATTGGTTATAGTGGAGAAGATATGTATGGCGGGCACGATAATGTGTGGACAGATAAACAAGGCGTAACGCATGATTACAGCAACATTGCCCGCTACAGGCAATGGTATTTATCGTTTGATATTAATTTTACTCCGTTAATAAAAAACAAGGTATTGCAGCGGGTATTTTACGGCCTCAATATTTTTAAAATGCCCTTTCCTGCACTAGAGTTTAGCGAGCGTGGAATTAAATTTTACTGGTTGTACTGGTAA
- a CDS encoding TonB-dependent receptor plug domain-containing protein — protein MCFTLDLKKLIVSVACLVAAYNVQAQKDTLYEVGAAEVVAYREKVFSAGTYSWKPDTTLLKQYTPNTLADVMGQTGMFVRTYSPGTLATPIMRGTYGVQTAIVWNGFNIQSPMNQLADMNLIPAFFIDALEVGYGSQSALYGSGAIGGTVSFGQTPMEKNGLHGKVMLGVGSFENFQQGIKFSYKNKWYTGRVRYFNQTAQNTYTYTNPTKIGKPTDTMRNAQWWNNGQVFENYFAISKHIKAGLHLWHTQAYRGVGRTMIQNQSRAFQKDDVWRLMGDVKYSKLRAEAILRFMWFDERIRYTDSAITPILASDNRAVGVVLEGEFRYKISNRHDVSVGLNNSNSKSSAVDYGKPSPVQYKGALFVSHRYRSLGNKLITSLTLRQEWVSLRNTQELPMVSLQSAQKLKVLPFVPSIGAEWNVFGPLYWQAKASRLYRYPNFNDLYWNPGGNPNLNPENGYSIESRVAYKNRWGKVQTNASAGGYYNDITDWIIWLQGVGGIWTPQNIQRVKSRGIETQAEVSIRLNDKSYVRADARYSYTISTNEKKKSQFDDSYKKQLQYVPYHMAVCNVAGGYKRWYININGQYTGRQFVTSDNTAWLPAFYTLNIMVSWAHKIKALDMEVLLQARNLLNKEYAVVQWVPMPGRNYLLTVQLNF, from the coding sequence ATGTGCTTTACATTGGACCTAAAAAAACTGATTGTTTCGGTAGCGTGTTTGGTTGCCGCCTATAATGTGCAGGCGCAAAAAGATACTTTGTATGAAGTGGGAGCTGCCGAAGTGGTGGCCTACCGCGAAAAGGTATTTAGTGCGGGTACATACAGTTGGAAGCCTGATACAACCCTGCTAAAGCAATACACGCCTAATACGCTTGCCGATGTAATGGGGCAAACAGGGATGTTTGTCCGCACATACTCACCCGGAACTCTAGCAACTCCTATTATGAGGGGCACTTATGGCGTGCAAACGGCCATTGTTTGGAATGGCTTTAACATACAAAGCCCCATGAACCAACTGGCCGATATGAACCTGATACCGGCTTTTTTTATTGATGCGCTTGAGGTTGGGTACGGTAGTCAAAGCGCCTTATATGGCAGTGGTGCTATTGGCGGCACGGTAAGTTTTGGACAAACACCGATGGAGAAAAATGGGTTGCACGGCAAAGTAATGCTGGGTGTCGGTAGTTTCGAAAACTTTCAACAAGGTATAAAGTTCAGTTATAAAAATAAGTGGTACACAGGTCGTGTGCGTTATTTCAATCAAACGGCACAAAACACATATACCTATACAAACCCTACAAAAATTGGAAAACCCACTGATACCATGCGCAACGCGCAGTGGTGGAATAACGGGCAGGTGTTTGAAAACTATTTTGCAATTAGCAAGCATATAAAAGCGGGGTTACACCTATGGCACACCCAAGCGTATAGAGGAGTTGGGCGCACCATGATTCAAAACCAAAGCAGGGCATTTCAGAAAGATGATGTGTGGAGGTTGATGGGCGATGTGAAATACAGCAAACTGAGAGCCGAAGCCATTTTACGCTTTATGTGGTTTGATGAGCGCATACGCTATACCGATTCTGCGATAACCCCGATACTTGCAAGCGATAACCGCGCTGTGGGGGTGGTGCTTGAGGGAGAATTCAGGTATAAGATTAGCAATCGCCACGATGTGAGCGTAGGGCTTAATAATAGCAACTCTAAATCATCGGCAGTTGATTATGGTAAACCATCGCCTGTACAATACAAAGGAGCTTTATTCGTATCACACCGTTACCGCAGTTTGGGGAACAAACTAATCACTTCACTTACTTTGAGGCAAGAGTGGGTGAGTTTACGCAACACACAGGAATTGCCTATGGTATCGCTTCAATCTGCACAAAAACTAAAGGTGTTGCCTTTTGTGCCCTCTATCGGCGCCGAGTGGAATGTGTTCGGGCCACTGTATTGGCAGGCTAAAGCTTCACGTTTGTACCGCTATCCTAATTTTAATGATTTGTATTGGAATCCCGGTGGTAATCCTAATCTGAATCCTGAAAACGGATATAGTATTGAAAGTAGAGTGGCTTATAAAAACCGTTGGGGAAAAGTGCAGACAAATGCCTCTGCTGGCGGATACTATAATGACATTACCGATTGGATAATATGGTTGCAGGGAGTAGGGGGGATATGGACGCCGCAAAATATCCAACGGGTAAAATCGCGTGGGATTGAAACACAAGCAGAAGTTAGCATTCGGCTGAATGATAAAAGCTATGTGAGGGCTGATGCTCGCTATTCGTACACCATTAGCACCAACGAGAAAAAGAAAAGCCAGTTTGATGATAGTTATAAAAAGCAATTGCAATATGTGCCCTATCACATGGCAGTATGCAATGTGGCCGGCGGGTATAAACGCTGGTATATAAACATTAACGGGCAATACACGGGCAGGCAATTTGTAACCTCTGATAACACTGCATGGTTGCCCGCATTTTACACTTTAAATATAATGGTAAGCTGGGCGCACAAGATAAAAGCACTTGATATGGAAGTGCTATTGCAGGCACGCAACCTGCTTAATAAAGAATATGCTGTGGTGCAATGGGTGCCAATGCCCGGTCGCAATTATTTACTAACTGTTCAATTAAACTTTTAA
- a CDS encoding response regulator produces MNTLTTCIVDDDEVFVMGVKRILTRNNLCTDILVFENGLKALNHLSSSGNVIPDTILLDINMPVMDGWQFLEGFSKVKPTLGKPVTIYMISSSIDPNDMEKAKTYSDVKDYIVKPITTTDLQRIIVH; encoded by the coding sequence ATGAATACTTTAACAACTTGTATTGTTGACGACGATGAAGTATTTGTAATGGGTGTCAAGCGAATTCTCACCCGTAATAATCTCTGTACTGATATACTTGTATTTGAAAACGGCTTAAAAGCTTTAAACCATCTTTCTTCATCAGGCAATGTGATACCCGATACTATATTATTGGATATCAATATGCCCGTAATGGACGGCTGGCAATTTTTAGAGGGGTTTTCAAAAGTAAAACCTACGTTAGGAAAACCTGTTACCATTTACATGATTAGCTCTTCTATTGACCCTAACGATATGGAAAAAGCTAAAACTTACAGTGATGTTAAAGACTACATCGTAAAACCGATAACCACTACTGATTTACAACGAATAATCGTTCATTAA
- a CDS encoding PAS domain-containing protein: protein MTHEFVNTARSLRNKYLVFLGIIIIILITNLPIIHYSYQVNNESATMINISGRQRMLSQRISKLTYNIATQIREDGKAQEHFLDSTIKFCDQFVRAHDALLLGNGDYGITVKPSPAVKQKIESTTTELWGIVNAAKLLAVNQDTATANSSIDTMRKYDIPYLLKMEDVVATQESEYITTRRTTRNLLIILSTASLIIIILSFIVIVLPTIRKLNIANDLLTQTTDRLFMATGAAKIGVWEYDVKNDALIWDDEMYKMYNIHTEDLKGLLKAWFRTIHPEDLSMVVRELRQTLHGKSEINNEFRILWPDGTVRFIRARAVSQRNKNGKVVKLTGINFDVTDQRVSDKIIQEGKQSLLKAQEIAKLGSWDWDIITGKEFWSDEQYRIFGYEPGEVVANYSLFLSALHPDDEERVLKAVADALDGTKPYNINFRIIKKNGDIVYIDALGEVYRDANGAPQRMIGTIHDVTEKTLAQKELRLSDEQFKGAFEYSAIGMALVSLEGKWLRINRQLCTILGYTEDELLKLTFQDITHPDDLDSDLEKLNRLLKGEIDHYNMEKRYLHKNGGIVWVMLIVSLVKDIEGNPAHFVSQIDDITQRKKDEEELLRVNQQLTALFDSGSQVSTISTDLKGTITYFSKGAETLLGYKAEEMVNVNSPAIIHVREEVEKRGDELTELFGREIRGFDVFVEYAKQGKHESREWTYVRKDGGTFPVQLVVTGLRNRQGQLVGFLGIATDITKQKEKEEALNSSLDIIGEQNKRLLNFAHIVSHNLRSHTGNMQMVLGLYDDSETPEEKEEMVDHLKSITLTLAEAIKNLNEVVSIQTNINKQREKLNLKHYIDKTIEVLSGEIELKGAKIVNNVPADVEVDFNAAYMESVLLNFLTNGIKYRHPDRPAIVTLDIIVADGKKVLQIADNGLGIDMKKHGEKLFGMYKTFHGNSDAKGIGLFITKNQVEAMGGKIEVESEVNIGTTFKISLQ, encoded by the coding sequence ATGACGCATGAATTTGTAAATACCGCGAGGTCGTTGAGAAACAAGTACCTCGTATTTTTAGGTATAATAATAATTATCCTGATAACTAATCTTCCCATCATCCATTATAGTTACCAAGTCAATAATGAGTCGGCTACTATGATTAATATATCAGGAAGACAACGGATGCTTAGCCAGCGAATCTCTAAACTTACTTATAATATTGCCACCCAAATACGTGAAGACGGAAAAGCACAAGAACACTTCCTTGATTCTACTATTAAGTTCTGCGACCAGTTTGTAAGAGCACACGATGCCTTGCTGCTTGGAAACGGGGATTATGGGATAACCGTAAAACCAAGCCCGGCAGTTAAACAGAAAATTGAAAGCACTACAACTGAACTCTGGGGAATTGTTAATGCGGCAAAACTGCTTGCCGTAAATCAAGATACCGCAACAGCAAATTCTTCAATAGACACAATGCGTAAATACGACATCCCGTATTTACTGAAAATGGAAGACGTTGTGGCTACGCAGGAATCGGAATATATAACCACACGGCGCACCACCCGAAACCTTCTCATTATACTATCTACAGCATCACTTATCATCATCATATTAAGTTTTATTGTTATAGTATTACCTACCATACGAAAACTAAATATCGCTAATGATTTACTTACCCAAACCACCGACAGGCTTTTTATGGCCACCGGTGCAGCGAAAATTGGAGTTTGGGAGTATGATGTAAAAAATGACGCCTTGATATGGGACGATGAAATGTACAAGATGTACAACATTCACACTGAAGATTTAAAGGGTCTATTAAAAGCCTGGTTTAGAACCATACATCCTGAAGACTTATCGATGGTGGTAAGGGAATTGCGACAAACTTTGCATGGAAAATCTGAAATAAACAATGAATTCAGAATACTTTGGCCTGATGGCACAGTGAGGTTTATAAGAGCCCGTGCTGTATCGCAGAGAAATAAAAACGGTAAGGTGGTAAAGCTTACAGGGATTAATTTTGATGTAACCGACCAAAGAGTATCTGATAAGATTATCCAAGAAGGCAAACAAAGCTTATTGAAGGCGCAGGAAATTGCCAAATTAGGAAGCTGGGACTGGGATATAATAACCGGAAAAGAGTTTTGGAGCGATGAGCAGTACAGGATTTTTGGCTATGAACCCGGTGAAGTTGTTGCCAACTATAGTTTATTCTTAAGCGCATTACACCCTGATGACGAGGAGCGGGTTTTGAAAGCGGTGGCTGATGCACTTGATGGAACTAAACCATACAATATAAATTTCAGGATAATTAAGAAAAACGGTGACATTGTATATATAGATGCGTTGGGTGAGGTGTATCGTGATGCAAACGGTGCTCCACAACGTATGATAGGCACAATTCATGATGTTACTGAAAAAACACTTGCCCAAAAAGAACTGCGATTAAGCGACGAACAATTTAAAGGTGCCTTTGAATATTCTGCTATTGGTATGGCATTGGTGTCGCTGGAGGGAAAATGGCTGCGTATAAACAGGCAGCTATGCACCATTTTAGGATATACTGAGGATGAACTACTGAAATTAACTTTTCAAGATATCACCCACCCCGATGACCTTGACAGTGATCTTGAAAAATTAAACCGACTGCTAAAAGGCGAGATAGACCATTATAACATGGAAAAACGCTACCTGCACAAAAACGGCGGCATTGTGTGGGTGATGTTAATTGTGTCGTTGGTTAAGGATATTGAAGGAAATCCCGCTCATTTTGTATCACAGATTGATGATATCACCCAGCGGAAAAAGGATGAAGAAGAGCTTTTACGCGTTAACCAACAGCTTACGGCACTTTTTGATTCAGGAAGTCAGGTATCAACCATAAGCACCGACCTGAAAGGCACCATTACCTATTTCAGTAAAGGTGCCGAAACCCTGCTAGGCTACAAAGCTGAAGAGATGGTGAATGTAAATTCTCCTGCCATTATTCATGTAAGAGAAGAAGTTGAAAAGCGGGGGGATGAACTTACTGAGCTTTTCGGACGTGAAATAAGAGGCTTCGATGTGTTTGTTGAGTATGCCAAACAAGGCAAGCATGAATCGAGGGAATGGACGTATGTGCGAAAAGACGGCGGCACATTCCCTGTACAATTAGTTGTAACCGGATTAAGAAACCGTCAAGGCCAATTGGTAGGCTTTTTAGGTATTGCTACAGATATCACTAAGCAAAAAGAAAAAGAAGAGGCACTAAACTCTTCGCTAGATATAATTGGCGAACAAAATAAACGCCTGTTGAACTTTGCCCACATTGTATCACACAATTTAAGATCTCACACGGGCAACATGCAAATGGTGCTAGGGTTGTATGACGACTCTGAAACACCCGAAGAAAAAGAAGAGATGGTAGACCATCTTAAAAGCATTACTCTGACTCTTGCCGAAGCTATTAAAAACCTGAACGAAGTAGTAAGCATACAAACCAACATTAATAAGCAACGGGAAAAATTAAACCTTAAACACTATATTGATAAAACTATTGAGGTGCTTAGTGGTGAGATTGAATTAAAAGGAGCTAAAATTGTAAACAACGTTCCTGCCGATGTTGAAGTTGATTTTAATGCTGCTTATATGGAAAGTGTTTTACTGAATTTTCTGACAAACGGTATAAAGTACCGTCACCCTGACAGGCCAGCTATAGTAACACTTGACATTATTGTTGCAGATGGCAAAAAAGTTTTGCAAATTGCTGATAATGGCTTAGGTATTGATATGAAAAAACACGGAGAGAAACTATTTGGCATGTATAAAACTTTTCATGGAAACAGCGATGCTAAGGGGATTGGATTATTTATAACCAAAAACCAAGTAGAGGCGATGGGCGGAAAAATTGAAGTGGAAAGTGAAGTTAATATTGGAACAACCTTTAAAATATCCCTGCAATGA
- a CDS encoding LruC domain-containing protein, whose product MKLKITLTSLALVLALASCKRDGLNTGSENAVDNNVSSMNDLVVPNNFDFATTQDLTLDVVLTDAQGNPLRGVRVDVFDAPTDGIKSREVYATGVTDKNGVLLVPMSVPTYVKQVTIFPYIMGVPNNVEVPIAGNTVKYHYINGKIQSMVAPSSQATNGFENLSSGFTRKAGVTSTFSYRLGTWNSSGVPNYLTTSDTVSSGFLTRLMSALPETKSVPTYKPQYLNNILPVIEVTQTADIWITFVHEGATYKNSLFYYKYHKNSPPTVATDIDSLYTVFPNSSFSGSGGGLTAGNRVLLGRFGKDTMIGFALAANGFNNSAQITAGLAIWYSHKDFNSESSFYKDHALMLYDSATQRYLICFEDVRRDNGTSDNDFNDAVFYASANPPTGIGNPTIPPVNPTADCDNDGVPDLFDDYPCDSTKAYDRYFPSKTEFGTLAYEDLWPSKGDYDFNDLVVRWRFHVVVSPQNNVMELNCKSFVDAKGGSLPGGFGVEFPFNASLVNQVTGYDITRSRVTLTNKGLEAGHTKAVVILFDEAADQLSQPGGSMYNTRRFAPIAYPDTINIRMTFSSTLSFTNLGTYPFNPFLFSNVRSREVHLPNKANTVLANTSLFGTANDNSIPSSNRYYKTVNNLPWAIHIPTKFNYPSERSDVVTAHTKFGAWVQSNGLLNNDWYENKSGYRNTNNIYTP is encoded by the coding sequence ATGAAACTTAAAATAACACTTACTTCTTTGGCTCTGGTGCTTGCACTGGCAAGTTGTAAGCGTGATGGCTTGAATACAGGCAGCGAAAATGCTGTTGATAACAACGTTTCGAGCATGAACGATCTTGTAGTTCCCAATAATTTTGATTTTGCTACTACCCAAGACCTTACTTTGGATGTTGTATTAACAGATGCTCAGGGAAATCCTTTAAGAGGTGTTCGTGTTGATGTATTTGATGCTCCAACCGATGGAATAAAAAGCCGCGAAGTTTATGCAACCGGTGTTACTGATAAAAACGGTGTGTTGTTGGTGCCTATGAGTGTACCTACCTACGTGAAACAAGTAACAATATTCCCATACATAATGGGGGTGCCTAACAACGTTGAGGTTCCTATTGCAGGCAATACAGTTAAGTACCATTACATCAATGGTAAAATTCAATCAATGGTGGCACCTTCAAGCCAAGCCACTAATGGTTTTGAAAATCTTAGCAGCGGTTTCACCCGCAAGGCCGGTGTAACCAGCACATTCTCGTACCGTTTAGGTACTTGGAATAGCAGTGGGGTTCCTAATTACCTTACCACTTCAGATACAGTTTCATCAGGATTTTTAACACGTTTAATGTCGGCCTTGCCTGAAACAAAGTCGGTGCCTACATACAAGCCACAGTATTTGAATAATATTCTGCCTGTTATTGAGGTTACCCAAACAGCTGATATTTGGATAACTTTTGTGCATGAAGGTGCAACCTACAAAAACTCATTATTCTACTACAAATACCACAAAAACAGCCCTCCCACTGTAGCAACTGACATCGACTCGTTATACACTGTATTCCCTAACTCAAGCTTTAGCGGAAGCGGCGGTGGTCTTACAGCAGGTAACAGGGTTCTTTTGGGCCGTTTCGGAAAAGACACCATGATTGGCTTTGCATTAGCTGCCAACGGTTTCAACAACTCAGCACAAATAACAGCGGGTTTGGCCATTTGGTATAGCCATAAAGATTTTAACAGCGAGTCTTCTTTCTACAAAGACCATGCGTTGATGTTGTACGATTCTGCAACGCAACGTTATTTGATTTGCTTTGAAGATGTACGCCGTGATAACGGAACCAGCGATAACGATTTTAACGATGCAGTATTTTACGCATCAGCAAACCCACCAACGGGTATAGGTAACCCAACAATTCCTCCTGTGAACCCTACAGCGGATTGCGACAACGACGGTGTGCCTGATTTGTTTGATGATTATCCTTGTGATTCAACCAAAGCGTATGACCGTTATTTCCCTTCAAAAACTGAATTTGGTACACTGGCCTACGAAGATTTGTGGCCCAGCAAAGGGGATTATGACTTTAACGATTTAGTTGTTCGTTGGAGATTCCACGTTGTGGTGAGCCCACAAAACAATGTAATGGAACTGAACTGTAAATCATTTGTTGATGCTAAAGGTGGTTCATTACCCGGTGGCTTCGGGGTTGAGTTCCCATTCAATGCTTCACTGGTTAATCAAGTTACAGGATATGATATTACCCGTAGTCGTGTTACACTTACTAACAAAGGACTTGAAGCCGGTCATACAAAAGCCGTAGTGATATTGTTTGATGAAGCAGCCGACCAATTAAGCCAGCCCGGCGGCTCTATGTACAATACCCGCAGGTTTGCGCCAATAGCTTACCCTGATACGATTAATATCCGTATGACTTTCAGCTCAACGCTGTCGTTTACAAATTTGGGTACCTACCCGTTCAACCCATTCTTGTTCTCCAATGTTCGTAGCCGCGAAGTGCATTTGCCAAACAAAGCAAATACAGTACTTGCAAACACATCATTGTTTGGAACTGCAAATGATAACTCAATTCCTTCTAGCAACCGTTACTATAAAACTGTAAACAACTTGCCTTGGGCTATACATATACCCACCAAGTTTAATTACCCTTCAGAAAGGTCGGATGTGGTTACAGCCCACACCAAGTTTGGAGCATGGGTGCAAAGCAATGGGTTGCTAAACAACGATTGGTATGAAAATAAATCGGGATACCGAAATACCAATAATATTTATACGCCGTAA